CCCGACCATCTCTGCAGATAGCACGAGAACTTCTCAACTACATGCCATGCAATTACAAGCTGCGTTTGATTTGATCTTGATGTATACACAGGCGACGGCGTGGATGCCATGGACGACAGGGTGAGGAACATGGTGGACGTCAGGGACGTCGCCGACGCCCTTGTGCTGGCGTACGAGCGTCCAGAGGCGGACGGCCGGTACATCTGCAGTGTGCACGCCAGGAAGGTGTTCGAAATGGTTTCTGTCGTCAGGAGCCTGCATCCGGACCTGAACTGCCAAAACAAGTAAGACGCCATGCATCATTTAATATACATACGTACATCGATGTGTGCAAACCGGGCGTGAACTCAGGGATTCTGACGACGGTGACAATGAGTTGGCAGGTTCGTTCAACTGGTGGGAGATGAGAAGGTGTTCAGCTCCGAGAAGCTGCAGAAGCTCGGGTGGAAGTTCAGGACGATGGAGGAAACGCTCAAGGATAGCGTTGAGTCCTACATGTCTGCACGCATACAGATTTGCATCAACTAAGAAGGGACAACTTTGTACGACCCTGGCGGACGCCAGCTTGTCCCACACCCGACGAGGTGGCGGAGCGACAGGAGGTCCGGCGTGGAAGGCCGCCGTCGGCGGGGCATGGCGGAGGTGCAGGGTCGGCGGCGAGGCAGATCTAGGGTGCAAGGGCAGGAGCGGTGGAGGCGGAAGCGGGCGGCAACGTGGGGGGAGAGGTCGACGACGGTGGCTAGCTCGGGTGGGAGGAGGAGCAAGCAGCGGCGGAGGTCCCTCTGCGCCCGCCGGAGCCGGCGGCGTCGCCATTTGCGGGGTGGGGGTTGtgcggagagagaggggaaaaggAGGGACGGGTTAGTTCGAATAAATTATAGGGGGTTTTATGAAA
This genomic stretch from Hordeum vulgare subsp. vulgare chromosome 6H, MorexV3_pseudomolecules_assembly, whole genome shotgun sequence harbors:
- the LOC123405474 gene encoding phenylacetaldehyde reductase-like; its protein translation is MAEEFREVARGTEMLERVGGKLPGVERISLVFGPLLQPTVNTSSLFLIRYLKCDGVDAMDDRVRNMVDVRDVADALVLAYERPEADGRYICSVHARKVFEMVSVVRSLHPDLNCQNKFVQLVGDEKVFSSEKLQKLGWKFRTMEETLKDSVESYMSARIQICIN